The Chloroflexota bacterium sequence GATGCGTGCCATGACCTCTGCAGCATCGAGTCCCACGACCATCAGCGCCACGACGCCGATGCCGAGCGCCCAGCGCGCGGCGTTCCAAGCTCGCCGGCGGGTGAGGTGCGGTCGTTCGGCGTTCACGACGCTCGGCTCCGAGCCGGCAGGATGCGGGCCAGGGCTCGCGAGAGTCCTGCCACGGTCGCGGGCACGGCGCGCAGGCGGCGCTCGGCAAGCCACGCGTCACTCTTGGCGGCATACGAGAGCGGCACGAGCGGGACGCCGGCCCGCTCCGCGAAGAGGAGGCTGTGGTAGCGCATGCCGACCACCGCGTCGAGCGAGCCGAAGAGCGACAGGAGTGCGGACGGGTGGTGCGCCCCCTCCACGATCCTCAGCCCTGGCCAGCTCGCCTGCAGCCGGCGGGCCAGGACGAGGTCGTTGTGGCCCTCCAGGTACGGGTGCTGGCTCATCGGGATGAAGCAGAACTCCATCTCGGGGTGGCGTCGCATGGCGGCCAGCACGGCGGCGCTCACGCGATCGGTGATCGCGTCGTTCACCGCCGTCAGGCACAGGCCGACGACCTTGCGCCCCTCGCCGACGCCGGCCGTCCGCAGGAGCCCGCGCCCGATGGCCGCCGGTGCAGCCGGCATGTGGGCCGACAGGTCGTCTGAGGCGACGACGTCGAATCCCCACTCACGCACGACCGCCGCTGAGACCCCGTCGCGGACGCTGACCTGCGCGGCTGCCTGCAGCAGGCGCCTGACGAGAAGCCGATGGATCCCGGTCAGATCCGGGTCGATCCCGACCCCCTCGATCCGAACGGTTCGGCCCAGCGCCGCGGCGAGCAGCCCGTAGAGCGGCAGCAGCCGCCCGATGCGGCCCATGTCGCGCCCGAACAGCCCTCCCCCGCCGATCAGCACACTGCGGTGCCGGCGCAGCGCTCCGACGGACCCTGACAGGCCGATGGCGCAGACGCCATGCAGCGCAGCGGTCTCTGCCGGGGAGCGCGACACGACAGTGACCCGTCGCCCGGCCAGGGTCCGCAGCAGCCCGGCCAGGATTGCCTCGTCGCCGGCGTTGCGGTAGCCGTAAGCACCCACCACCAGGATCGGCTCTGGCGACATCACGACGGCGCCATGACGATGTACGGCCCAAAGGTCTGCACGACGTGGAAGCCGAGCGCCTCGAGGCGGATGCGCCGATCCTCGAAGGCCGGATCCCTGACCAGCAGGACGGCACCCACTCCGTAGGCGGAGATGAGCTGCGCCGGGTCCAGAAACTGGGCGCCGATCGTCGGCGAGTCCGCGCCGGAGAGGTCGGTGATCAGGAGCCGGATCGGTCCACCCGCCGAGCGAACGCGAAGCCCGCCATCGGGCAGTGGCTCGAGCGTTGCCGACAGGCCCGACACCACCACCCGGACGCGCGGCGCGCTCGACCCGGCAACGGCGAAGGTGAGCTCCGCAGCCCGGTCGATCATCCCGAGTCCAGTGAGCGCCAGCTGCCCCGGGGTCAGCTCGAGCTCGAACCCGGTCGGGGTCGATGTTGCGGCCGAGGCACGGATCTCGAGGGTCGACGAGCCGTTGCGCACCGCGACGATCTGGTGGAACGTCACCGGCACGCCATGTCGCTCGGCGGTCCAGCTCGAGGTCACGCTGGCCGAGACCGCGTCAGCGCTCACGCTCCGCCCCTCACCCGCGAGGTTCGGTAGCGTGGCCAGCGTGGTCAGCCCATCGGCCTCCAGCAGGCGCGTCCCCTCGCCGGCGATCTTGAGCAGGTCCAGGTACTCGCCGCCGTGGTTCACACCGACGACGACGGTGCGCGGCACGCCGGTGGCAGCGACGCCATCAGTGAACCTGGCGAAGAAGAACTCGTTGGCCAGTGCCCCGCCGCTGCGCAGCACGGCATCGGCGGCCAGGCTCCGCCGCCACTCCTCCGGTCGGAAGCTGTAGCGCACCGCGGAGCTGAAGAGGGCCGGATGCCCGCTCAGACCCTCGATCCATTTCCCTTCTCGCACCGGCGCCACCACGGTGGCCCCATTCGGCACGTTGCCGTCGATCCACGCGACCGCCTGGACGAGGCTGCCCGGATCGACCAGTCGATAGCCGTTCGCCTGGGTTCCGAACGCGATCACGGCCGGCGGCACGCTCGCCACGACCAGCGCCACCGCCAGCGAGACCGACCAGCCGGCCGTCGTCCCACGCCGCAGCACGGTGGCGAGCCAGCCGCCCGCCTCGTGGATCACGAGCACCGCGGCGCCTGCCGCCGCAATCACCAATGGCGCCAGCAACGGGGTGGCGAAGCGCGGATAGTCGGTCGCCGCACCGGTTCGGACGGCCGCCATGACCACCAGCCCGGTCACGGCCATCCAGGCCGCCAGGACCGTCCAACGTCCGATGGCACGCCGCCGCAGCTCGGCGACAAGCCCCACGATCATTCCCACGAGGCCCAGGCCGGCCATCAGAACGCCAGGCCAGTACGCGGTCAGCGCATCGAGCAGGCGGGAGGGGCCGCGGTAGGTGAGGCTCGCAGGGTTTCGCGCGAATTCGGTCCCCCCCGGCAGCAGGAAGAGGAGCCAGTAGGCGCCGGCGATGACGAGTGCCACCCCCAGCGGCGCGAGCCGGATGAGTCGCTGCTGCGAGGTAGGCGCAGCACGCATCGCGATGAGCATGCCGATCACGAGCCCAGCCGGAACGATGATGGTGGCGGTCCCGACGTGCGTCACCGCCGCCAGGCCGATGCACAGGCTGCCGGCCCACCACCATGCCCGCTCCCAGCGACCCGGCCTCCCCGCTCGCAGCAGTGCCGCGGAGCCCAGCCACAGCAGCACGATCGCTCCAGCCTGGAGCAGTCCGCCGAACGCGAACAGCTCCATGAAGCGGTCCGATAGCAGGAGCGTGCCGACCAGCGCCATCAGCCCTGCCCATCTTGTCCCGAAGAAGGTCGCGCCCGCCGCGTAGGCGCTGAGTCCCAACGCGACGAGGAGCAGCACGGCGAACAGGTGGACACCGAGCACCGGATCGCCCGTGGCCCGCACCGTCAGGCCGAGCAGGAATGGCATCACCGGCGGCACCGCCGACGCGGCACGATACTCGGGCACGGCCTCACCGAGGTACGGCCGCGCGGTCATCAGCCATTGGCCGTAGTCGCCGCTGCCGATCTCGGTGGTGGCGAGCACCAGGGCGACGCCCACCAGCACCGACCCGAGCAGCAGCACGGGCCACAGATCCATCGATGGCCATCGGATCGCCAACGCGACCCGCACGGGCCGTCGCTCCCAGGCCGTCGTCCTCACGTTGCGGCCGCCAGCGACACCGATCGGCGCGCGATCTGCAGGTAGACATGTTCGATGCGATCGGCGAGCAGGTCCCAGTCATAGCGCTGCGCCACGCGACGTGCACGGCGCGACATCGCCGCCAGGCGCGTCGGGTCGGAGAGGAGCGCCGTTATGGCACCGGCAAGCGAGGCCGGCGTCGGATCGCATAGGAGCCCGTCGACGCCGTCTTCCACCAGGGCCGGAGCGGCGCTCATGGGGCTGCGCACCACGATGGGGACGGTGCCGCAGGCCTGTGCCTCGGCCACGCTGATGCCGAATCCCTCGCGCGCCGACGGCATGACCAGGATGCGAGCCGCCTTCATCAGGCCGTACAGGCGTGAGCCATCGACGCGACCGGTGAACGTGACTCGCTGCTGCAGACCGAGCCGGATCGCTCGCCCCTCGAGGGCGGCCCGCTCTGGCCCATCGCCGATCACCGTGCAGCGCAGGTCGGGATGGTCGCCGGCGAGGCTGTGGATCGCCTCGAGCAGGAGGTCGACCCGCTTCTCGTCGATCAGGCGTCCTACGAAGACAAGATCGGTCCCGGCAGGGGCCCGGCGCGCTCTGCGGATCGCCGCGAGGTCGACGCCATTGCCCACGATCGTGTCCCGGCCGTCGACGTCGGGCAGGCCCATGCGCTGCGCCGTGAACGGGGAGACGGGGACACGCACGTCGCCGAGCCGGCGTGATCCCGCCTCGATGGCGCGAGCGACGCGCGCCACGACCGGGCGGTGCGGCAGGTAGTCGAGCCAGTGATCGCCCCAGAACTCGTGCCAGGTGGCGATCAGCGGGGTGCGCGTGGTACGGGTCGCCAGCCAGGCCGCGTACAGGGGCAGGTACGGAGTCGCCGAGCAATCGACCACGTCCAGTCGCTGGCGCAGCAGGACCGGGAGCAGTCGGGCGCTGAAGGCGGCCGCCTCGCGCACGGTGCGCTTGCCGTCGGCTCCGTACAGGGACGGGGCACGGCCCACGCCATGCAGCGTGATCCCGTCCTCGACCACCTGTCTCGGCCCATCCCAGAACTGCCAGGTCAGGTAATGCACCTCGTGCCGCTCCGCCAGGCGCGAAGCGAGCTCGCGGTACCGCTTCTCGGCGCCGCCGGTGACGTACGGGTAGAGCGCGTCATACACGAGGCCGATGCGCAGGCCCGATCGGCTCATGGCGACTCGATGGTGACGATCAGGAAGCCCGCCATGCCCAGCTCAGCCCCGACGATCAGGAGCGTCTGGGCCAGCGCCGCCAGCTGCCCGCCCATCGCAAGGTGCGAGCTCGACGCCCACACGACGAAGAGCAGCCCGTCGATCAGCAGGCCGCTGAAGAAGAGCAGCGCCGCCAGCGCGAGGATCCACTCCAGGTGAAACCAGCGGCGGTAGAGATGGACCCAGCGGTCCTCCGTTCGCAGCCCGTGGGTCGCGCCGTACAGCTTGGCAACGACCCCCACCAGGACCGAATTGACGCCGATCGCCAGCAGGATCGTCCCGGCAAAGACCGGCTGCCAGCTGATCGAGCCGATCTCCACGCCGGCGGGCGCCACGAACGAGAGGACGGACGTGACCGCTCCCAGTCCGATCATGGCCAGGCCCGGCAGCGTGAACAGGAAGTCGGGCGCCGCCAGGAGCAGGTAGCGGATGTGGCGCCAGCCATCGCGGACCGTGTTCAGCTTGCTCTCGCCCTGGCGCACGGCGTAGGGAGCCGGGACCTCGGTGATGGTCATCCCGGCACGCGCCGCGCTGACGATCATCTCGGAGGCGAGCTCCATCCCGCCCGAGCGCAGCTGCAGACGCTCCGGTACGCTGCGCCGGAAGGCGCGCAGACCGCTCTGGCTGTCGCCGATCCGAGTCCCGAAGAAGAGCCGGATGACGAAGTTGATGATCGGGCTGCCGATGTATCGGTGCGCCCAGGGCATGGCGCCGCGTGAGATCCCGCCGGAGAAGCGGTTGCCGACGACCATATCGGCCCCATGCTTGAGCGGTTCGATCAGCGCCGATAGATCGCTGAAGTCGTAGGTGTCGTCCGAGTCGCCCATCACGATGAACTCGCCGCGCGCCTCGGTGAAGCCGCGCAGGTAGGTCTGGCCGTACCCGCGACGGCGCTCGTGCACCACGCGCGCGCCCGCCTCCTCGGCGAGCTCCACACTGCGGTCGCTGGAGCCGTTGTCGACCACGATCACCTCGCCCGACAGGCCGGCGCGCTCCAGCCAGCTGATCGCCTTGCGGACGCAGACCGCGACGGTCTGCTCCTCGTTGAGACACGGCATGACGATCGAGACGTAGGGATCTGCAGGTGTGGCCGCGGCCTGGGCGGCAGCCAGCGTTGCTCCGTTCATCGGGCTCCTGTGGATGGGACGCAGGTGGGCAGAGATGGCGATGGCGCCCGTCACCGGGCGCCATCGGTCAGGGCTTCGAGACCATCAGTCCTTCTTGGGCTTCTTCCCCGCGGACAACTCGACGCTGGGGCAGTCGCCGTATTCGTCGGCCACTACGTCGCCATGGCGCTCGTGCGCCGGCATGGCGTTCAACGAGACGGTGATCTTCACGAACTTGTGATTTGCCCAATGGCAGATCGCCACCTTGCCTGCGTTGCCACCGGCGGCCACCGAGCTCACCGCGAAGATCGTGACGATGATGGCCGGGATGACGATGGCGACCATGAATCGGCGAATGTTGTGCATACGGAGACTCCTGCGTACGGGTGCTCGGGTGTGGTGTTCCGACCGTAACGGCAGGGCTCGGATGAGGGCAATCCCTGACCCCCCCGGACCTTGGGCCCCCCCGGACCTTGGGGCCTGTGCGGCGAGGCACCGCCCCCGGAGCTAGGGTGGCTAGCCCTGCGCCTCCAGCTCGTCGACCCACGCTTCGAGGCGCGGCAGGTGCTCGGCCAGGTGGTCAGGTCCGGCCTTTCGCAGCCAGAACTCCGCCGCGGGAGTGATCTCGGGCAGCTCCGACCAAGCACGGCGCAGCTCGGCCCGGGCCGAGGCGGCCTGGAGGTGGACCACGTCGAGCGGGATGTCGCGCATGGCGGCAAGGAACCGCTCGTTCTCGGCGTCCACGTCCAGCTCACCCTCACGGTACGTGCCGGCCGCGATCCGGCGCAGCATCTGCGCGCCCTCTGCCATCCAGGTCCCGAGGTGCGCCACCGCGTCCTTGGCGGTCCAGCCCTCACGGAAGTAGCCCGGCACCTCCGCCATCTCCGGCGTGATCCGGTACATCAGCGCATGGAGTCGCTGCCAGGCCTCCGCCTCCCCCTCAAGATCCCGCGATCTCGCCTGCTTGTCGCTCACCCTGTCGCCCACAGCAGGATGATAGTCCGCGCTACCGAATCGGCCCTCCGCTGGACGGTCGCCGGCCCACTACCCGCACCAGCGGCCGTCGCCAGACGAAGGCATCCGGCCGCAGCTCGCCCATCATCCGCAGCGCGACCGCCCGCAGCTGACCCCGTGACGCGCCATCCAGGCCCGCAAAGACCTCCCGATCAATCCAGTGTTCGAGCAGGTCCAGGTAGCTCTCGGGGGTGAACCGATGCTCCAGCCAGACATCCCGGGCGTGCACCTCGCGGAACCCTGCGCGGCGGAACTCCGCGGCCGAGGCCGAGGCGGACGTGTAAGGGTGGACATCTCGATCGTCGGGTGGCGGGATGATCTGCAGCTCGTCGAGCGCATCGGAGAAGGCCTCGTCCGGGACGAATCGGAGGTCGTCCTCCCGCCAGGTCAGGCACGCGAACCTGCCGCCCGGGCGCAGGACACGGAGCACCTCGCGCAGCGCTTGCGCTCGATTCGGTACGAGCTGGATCACGAAGGACGAGGTTGTGACGTCGACGCTGCCGTCCGCCAGGGGCATCCGGTCGGCGCTCGCGACGACCGTTCTGAGGCGGGGCGCGAGCATTGGCGAGCGCCGCCTGGCGGCCTCGACCGCCAGCTCGAGCATGTGACCCGACGGATCGATGCCGACGACCCGAACGCCCGGCCAGCGCTCGAGGGCAGCCACCGCGAGGACGCCCGTCCCGGTGCCGAGGTCCAGCAGATCGAAGGGTGAGGGGTCTCCCCGCGGCACCTCGACGTCGTCGAGGACCTGGAGCGCTGCCGGAGCGATGATCGGGCCCCACCAGTCTCGATACGCCTCGGCGAACTCGTCGAAGATGCGCTCCGCCTCGTCAGCTTCCATGTGCGCAACCGGGACCTCGGCTACGAGCTGCGGGCACGGCGTCTGCGCGGGAACAGATCGCTGATCGGGAAGCTCCGCTCGAGCCGGTCGGCGATGGAGTGGAGATAGTCCGCCTCACCATGCGGCGGGAGATCGTCGGTGGTCGACCGCCTGACCAGGTCCTGGAGATCGACCGGTTGCCTCGACCCCGACGCCTGCTGGGCCTCCACCTCCCGGGCCAGCGCGGAGAGGATCGCCCTCGCCTGCACGAAGGTCTCGTCATCGACGGTGTACATGGGTGGCTCCTGTGCGCCAGTCCCCGTGGTTCGGCCTGATCCTACCGCCTGGATCGCGCGGTTCGGGATTAACATCGCGGCGATGGACATACCCCAGCCGTCCGTGCACATCCGTCGTGACCAGTTCCACCTGGCCTGGGACCGCTCGATCGAGCCGATCGCGACCGTCGCCAGTGGCGATGTCGTGGAGATCGACGCCCTGGATGCGTCCGGCGGCCAGATCACCAGGGATTCGACCGTCGCCGACCTCGCCAATCTCGACTTCTCCCGGGTCGACCAGGTCAATGGACCGATCGCCGTCGAGGGCGCCGAGCCGGGCGATACGCTGGAGATCGAGCTGCTCGAGTTCGTGCCCGCGGACTGGGGCTGGACGGCGAACATCCCCGGCTTCGGGCTGCTGGCGGAAGACTTCACCGAGCCCGCCCTGCGCATCACCCGCCTGGCCGAGGGGATGGCGGAGTTCCTGCCCGGCGTGCACATCCCGCTCGCCCCATTCTGCGGGGAGCTGGGGGTCGCGCCGCCGACGGATGGAGCCCATTCGACGATCCCACCGGACGTGTTCGGCGGCAACATGGACACCCGTCACCTGACGGCGGGGACGAAGCTCTACCTCCCCGTCTTTGCGCCCGGCGGCCGCTTCTCGCTGGGCGACGGGCATGCGGCCCAGGGCGACGGCGAGGTGTGCGGCACGGCCATCGAGACTCCGATGCGGGCGCGCGTGCGCCTGTCGGTGCGCAAGGACCTGCATGTCACCGCCCCAGAGTTCCTGACCCCGGGTCCGCTGGCACGAGGGACCAACACCGGTGCGTACTACGCCACCGATGGCGTGGGCCCCGACCTGATGACCGCGGCGCGGGACGCGGTGCGGCGCATGATCGACTACCTCGGCCGCGAGCACGGTCTCGATTCGATCGACGCCTACCTGCTCTGCAGCGTGGGCTGCGACCTGAAGATCAGCGAGATCGTCGACGCGCCGAACTGGATCGTGACCGCCCACTGCCCGCTCTCGATCTTCGGATAGCTGCGCGCCTCAACCCACGCGACGCTCGCAGCACAAATATTCGCTCCGCGCATGAAATCGCGCCGGAAGCTTCCTTCCCGTGACGCCTCATTCCGACGACGAATGACACGGCACCGGAAGCCGGTCATCGGTGCGTTTCTATGCTCCCCGCGAATGGCTTGGCGGCGCGTGCGCTTACGCCCGGCGTACGCAAGAGCCAACCTGGGTCCAACACGCTGGGCTCTTGCCCCAGATTTACGCTGAGCGCACATCACCGGTCCGCCATCACCCTGAAGAGTACGGGACGGCCGAGCTGTCCGAGCCCGATGCTAGAGTTTCTGCACCGATGACCGAGGAGCAGACCCAGGCCGATTTCCATCAGATCGCCCGAGAACGTGGCGTTCGCAGCGTGCACGTCGCGTGGCACACGGAGTATGTCTCCGCGTCCCAGATCGGCTGGCGGATCGCCGAGCTGGACCGCGAGGTGCGTCGCGCCGCCGTCGACCTCCAGACGGACGGGAGCGCCAGGGTGCGACCGCCGCAGGAGGGCGGTCTCGCCTTCGTGGACGCGGCTCCGGGATCGGCCGACATCCTGTTCGAGGTCTTTGGCTTCGTTCGCGACGTCCTTGCCTCGGATGCCGTGCGCGTGCTGCTGACCGCCATCGGCCTCACCGGCGCCATCGCCAACGTGTGGGGATTCGTGTTCAAGGATCGGGATCCCCTGCATGGAGTGACCGGCCGCCAGGTCCTGGAGATCCTGCGCGAGTACCAGGCGCTCCAGGCGCCGCCGGAGGGGGCCGACCCGATCGGGGCTCCGCCCACGGAGGCTGATCCCTCGGTCATCAGGATCTCGATCCTGGTCGAGCACGAGGACGATTCGCGCTCGGTGCTGATCGTCGAGATGAGCCGCTGAGGATATGCCGGCCGCCGACCTCGTCCTGCTGGGTGCGACCGTCGAGCCGATGACGCCTGTTGCAGGTCGGGCGCCCGATGCGCTGGCCGTCACCGACGGGCGGATCAGCGCGGTGGGCGGGAGGGCCGACGTCGAGCAGCTCATCGGCGCCGCCACGCGGGTCATTCGCCTGGACGGCGAGACACTCCTCCCCGGCTTCCAGGATGCTCACATCCACCCCCTTCAGGGCGAGCTGACCGTCATGCAGTGCGACCTCAGCGAGCTCAGTGCGGACCAGTTCGACGATGCCATCCGCGCTTATGCGGCGCGGCACCCCGAACGCGCGTGGATCGTCGGGGCAGGCTGGTCCGTCACCGACTTCCC is a genomic window containing:
- a CDS encoding acetamidase/formamidase family protein — translated: MDIPQPSVHIRRDQFHLAWDRSIEPIATVASGDVVEIDALDASGGQITRDSTVADLANLDFSRVDQVNGPIAVEGAEPGDTLEIELLEFVPADWGWTANIPGFGLLAEDFTEPALRITRLAEGMAEFLPGVHIPLAPFCGELGVAPPTDGAHSTIPPDVFGGNMDTRHLTAGTKLYLPVFAPGGRFSLGDGHAAQGDGEVCGTAIETPMRARVRLSVRKDLHVTAPEFLTPGPLARGTNTGAYYATDGVGPDLMTAARDAVRRMIDYLGREHGLDSIDAYLLCSVGCDLKISEIVDAPNWIVTAHCPLSIFG
- a CDS encoding glycosyltransferase, whose amino-acid sequence is MNGATLAAAQAAATPADPYVSIVMPCLNEEQTVAVCVRKAISWLERAGLSGEVIVVDNGSSDRSVELAEEAGARVVHERRRGYGQTYLRGFTEARGEFIVMGDSDDTYDFSDLSALIEPLKHGADMVVGNRFSGGISRGAMPWAHRYIGSPIINFVIRLFFGTRIGDSQSGLRAFRRSVPERLQLRSGGMELASEMIVSAARAGMTITEVPAPYAVRQGESKLNTVRDGWRHIRYLLLAAPDFLFTLPGLAMIGLGAVTSVLSFVAPAGVEIGSISWQPVFAGTILLAIGVNSVLVGVVAKLYGATHGLRTEDRWVHLYRRWFHLEWILALAALLFFSGLLIDGLLFVVWASSSHLAMGGQLAALAQTLLIVGAELGMAGFLIVTIESP
- a CDS encoding class I SAM-dependent methyltransferase, with the protein product MEADEAERIFDEFAEAYRDWWGPIIAPAALQVLDDVEVPRGDPSPFDLLDLGTGTGVLAVAALERWPGVRVVGIDPSGHMLELAVEAARRRSPMLAPRLRTVVASADRMPLADGSVDVTTSSFVIQLVPNRAQALREVLRVLRPGGRFACLTWREDDLRFVPDEAFSDALDELQIIPPPDDRDVHPYTSASASAAEFRRAGFREVHARDVWLEHRFTPESYLDLLEHWIDREVFAGLDGASRGQLRAVALRMMGELRPDAFVWRRPLVRVVGRRPSSGGPIR
- a CDS encoding polysaccharide pyruvyl transferase family protein, with product MSPEPILVVGAYGYRNAGDEAILAGLLRTLAGRRVTVVSRSPAETAALHGVCAIGLSGSVGALRRHRSVLIGGGGLFGRDMGRIGRLLPLYGLLAAALGRTVRIEGVGIDPDLTGIHRLLVRRLLQAAAQVSVRDGVSAAVVREWGFDVVASDDLSAHMPAAPAAIGRGLLRTAGVGEGRKVVGLCLTAVNDAITDRVSAAVLAAMRRHPEMEFCFIPMSQHPYLEGHNDLVLARRLQASWPGLRIVEGAHHPSALLSLFGSLDAVVGMRYHSLLFAERAGVPLVPLSYAAKSDAWLAERRLRAVPATVAGLSRALARILPARSRAS
- a CDS encoding glycosyltransferase family 4 protein, which translates into the protein MSRSGLRIGLVYDALYPYVTGGAEKRYRELASRLAERHEVHYLTWQFWDGPRQVVEDGITLHGVGRAPSLYGADGKRTVREAAAFSARLLPVLLRQRLDVVDCSATPYLPLYAAWLATRTTRTPLIATWHEFWGDHWLDYLPHRPVVARVARAIEAGSRRLGDVRVPVSPFTAQRMGLPDVDGRDTIVGNGVDLAAIRRARRAPAGTDLVFVGRLIDEKRVDLLLEAIHSLAGDHPDLRCTVIGDGPERAALEGRAIRLGLQQRVTFTGRVDGSRLYGLMKAARILVMPSAREGFGISVAEAQACGTVPIVVRSPMSAAPALVEDGVDGLLCDPTPASLAGAITALLSDPTRLAAMSRRARRVAQRYDWDLLADRIEHVYLQIARRSVSLAAAT
- a CDS encoding maleylpyruvate isomerase N-terminal domain-containing protein, which translates into the protein MGDRVSDKQARSRDLEGEAEAWQRLHALMYRITPEMAEVPGYFREGWTAKDAVAHLGTWMAEGAQMLRRIAAGTYREGELDVDAENERFLAAMRDIPLDVVHLQAASARAELRRAWSELPEITPAAEFWLRKAGPDHLAEHLPRLEAWVDELEAQG